From a region of the Thermosipho melanesiensis BI429 genome:
- a CDS encoding M48 family metallopeptidase — MFFYIFLIVFLLNTIWDTVLSIWNVNYSSRKTTVPEVLRDRFSEEYLKNSSMYLKDVTMVNVILNLINTLISLIFIFWGFTYFENFVLKITDSLILQGLFFFGIIWIIYKILSLPTEIYRNFVIEARYGFNTMTPKIFVSDFLKSLLVTAILFIPLISFLLWILETDNNWWWKISIFFVGFQLLMLLIYPLYLAPLFNKFTPLKDEKLKEKIKDILKKASINISEIYVMDASKRTKKKNAFLTGMGKSRRLVLFDTILNYPEEEILAIIAHELGHYKYKHIPKLLGLNLIFYTFVFYLVNLVYNYLAKGNIFNVSQPYSLFVYSFLFIESLIFFMLPLLNYLQRKFEYQADEFSAKVIGSKYMISSLKRIIKENLINLNPLPLYKIWHFNHPSPEERIKKLLQFSE; from the coding sequence GTGTTTTTTTACATTTTTTTGATAGTATTTCTTTTAAACACTATATGGGATACAGTTTTGTCTATTTGGAACGTGAATTACTCATCACGCAAAACAACAGTACCTGAAGTTTTAAGAGATAGGTTTTCAGAAGAGTATTTAAAAAACTCAAGCATGTATTTGAAAGATGTTACTATGGTAAATGTAATCTTAAATTTAATTAATACATTAATCTCTTTGATTTTTATTTTTTGGGGATTTACCTATTTTGAAAATTTTGTTTTGAAAATTACAGATTCTCTAATTTTGCAAGGATTATTCTTTTTTGGCATTATCTGGATAATTTACAAAATCCTTTCCTTACCTACGGAGATTTACAGAAATTTTGTAATAGAGGCTAGATACGGCTTTAATACTATGACACCAAAAATTTTCGTTTCAGACTTTCTAAAAAGTTTGTTAGTTACAGCTATATTATTTATTCCATTAATAAGTTTTCTTCTTTGGATACTTGAAACTGATAACAACTGGTGGTGGAAGATATCTATATTTTTTGTTGGTTTTCAACTTTTGATGTTGTTAATTTACCCTTTGTATTTGGCACCACTTTTTAATAAATTTACACCACTTAAAGATGAAAAATTGAAGGAAAAGATAAAAGATATTTTAAAGAAAGCTTCTATAAATATCAGTGAAATATACGTTATGGATGCATCTAAGAGAACTAAAAAGAAAAATGCGTTTTTAACTGGAATGGGAAAATCTCGAAGACTAGTTTTGTTTGATACAATATTGAACTATCCTGAGGAAGAAATTTTAGCGATAATAGCTCATGAATTAGGACATTATAAATACAAGCACATCCCAAAATTGCTAGGATTAAATTTGATATTCTATACCTTTGTGTTTTACCTTGTAAATTTGGTTTATAACTATCTGGCAAAAGGAAATATTTTTAACGTTTCACAGCCATACTCTTTGTTTGTTTATTCTTTTTTATTTATAGAATCACTAATATTTTTCATGCTTCCATTATTAAACTACTTACAAAGAAAATTTGAATATCAAGCAGATGAATTTTCCGCAAAAGTTATTGGGAGTAAATACATGATATCTAGCTTAAAGAGGATAATAAAGGAAAATTTGATTAACCTAAATCCCTTACCGTTATATAAAATATGGCATTTCAATCATCCC